The window ATCCAGAGTGCGCCATCCTTTTCGTCAGGACTTACCACTACCTGCCATTTATTCTTTCGATCCTCAACATTGTAGGTCTTTTGGTCATAACGGGGTTTGATATTAGCTAGTTTGGGGAAAACCCAGACCTGGAGGAAATTAACTGGGTCCGTCTTGGAGGCGTTGAACTCAGAATGCTGGATACCACTTCCCGCGCTCATGATCTGTACATCACCGGTATTGATCAGCCCATCGGTTCCGGTACTGTCCTTATGGGCCAATGCCCCTGAAAGCGGGATCGACACGATCTCCATATTGTCGTGAGGGTGTGTTCCAAAACCGGCACCCCCGATCACGATATCGTCATTCAATACCCTGAGGGCCCCAAAATGTACCTTCTCAGGATTGTACCAACGACCAAAGCTGAAGGAATGGTAACTATCGAGCCAGCCGAAATTAGCATGGCCCCTGTCTGCTGCCGGGTGGAATATTGTTTTCATGATCTATTTTTAATGTTTAAACATCAATATTTATGCCAAGCATTCACTTTTACTGAATATGACTTTCTGACAGTGCTATGATTGGGGGAAAATGAGCTCATGGGCTTCCTCTTCCCGCTCATCATTCCATTCGACGATAAAATTATTGCGTCCCTCACCGGTCATGATCTTCATGTATTTCTGCTGGACCAGTTCCAGCATACTGAGGAAAAAGAAGATGGCATGGATCCTGTTCTCGCAATGTTCGAACAGCTTTTCGAAGGACATGGTCTTCTGAACCTTACAGAGGTCCAACACATTCTCCCGGCTTTGCTCCATGGTATAATTATACTGCACCACGGTATGCACCGGTTTGTTGTTGCGGTCATAGACCTTTTGCATGGCCTTTTCAAAGGCCTTCATCAGTTTATAGAGGGTGATCTGCTGGATCTCGGTGCCTTCGCCTGCTTCCTCCCCTATTTCGCTCAATTCCTTGTGGATATTGCCGCGCTTGACCATCAGCTGGCGGATCGCTTCCATCTCTGTGAGTTCTGCGGCAGCCTGCTTGTACTTCTTGTATTCCAGCAGTTTGTCGATCAACTCCTGGCGGGGATCGATCTCATTACCCTGGGCATCCATCTCCTTGCGGGGCAGCAGCATTTTGGCCTTGATCCGCATCAGGGTGGAAATGAACAGGATAAACTCGCTCGACAGTTCAATATTCAATTGCTCCTGCTGGTGGATATAGGCCAGGAAGTCCTGGATGATCTTGGTGATTGGGATATTATAGATATCCAGTTCATCGCGCTCAATAAAGAACAGCAACAGGTCGAAAGGGCCTTCGAACTGTGGCAATTTGATCTGGTAGGAGGTATGCTGCACGGCCATGCTTACACGAAATAGTTAAAAATAATAATGTCCCGACCGGTAATATACGACCATGTCGGGACATTGCAAATGTACGATTATTGGCGGGTTTAGAATTTGGTAGAGATACCAACCCCCAAAAGGGAGCGGGTCTGCGTACCAGGCGAATCATGGTTAGGACCGAACTGCTTTACATCATCATCGTAGATCAGGTCGAAATTATAGGTCACAGCCAGCCATTTATTGATCTTCATAATCACCGTATTGGTCCAGAATACATCCACATTCTTGGGTTGGGCATCGAATTTTTCTCCGGTCAGGGGATCACGCTTGCCCAGGTAGTTGGAATAAAGATCCAGACGACTCTTATACACTACGTTCTTAATGACTTGCTTGGTAAAACTGGCAGAAAGGTAGGCGCCAGCTTCCATGGAGACCTTACGGGTAGGATCCACCCCATAAAGTGCGGCCAATGGTGTTTCCTGTTCGAGTTCGGGAGTGATCCCGTTTTCAAAATAATAACTGTAAGGATCATTGGTCACAATTACCCAGCGGGCCGAAATAGGTGATATCATTACGCTGAAAAAGTCCTTGGGCTTCCATTCAATGCCAGGTGAGATCAGCAGGTAAGCTGGTGCAAATAAACCGGAGGTCCTGCGTTCCAATCCTTTACCCAGGTAATCATAATCATAGCCGTTTGCGAATTGGGTCCGCAGGTTGAAAACACCTACAATGGCCCAATGCTTACTGATCATATGGCCCATCTTACTATAGAGGTCGATCTTATCATCGGTTTTTCGCGTACCCTGCGAACTGGTAGTTTGCAAGGCATAACTAAGGTCGAGTGTATTGTCCCAAAAAAACTTATCCTTCTTTTTATTGGCAAACAGGGTGGCATAGCCGGCGAGGGAGAAAGAGGATTTTTCTGCACCGGCTGCCCAGTTATTGGAGCTACCCTGGGCTATATTCAGGGAGAACAATACGCCTTTCCGCCAACCCTTGGCATTGTATTTAAAGACTGTATCTTTTACACCGCGGGAGGCGGAGGCTGATTCCTTCATACCGGCAACAGTCGCATCCTGCGCCATCGCCCCGTTTCCAAACGCCAAAAAGGTGAAGCCAATAAGAATAAAGTTTTTCATCAAAA is drawn from Flavihumibacter rivuli and contains these coding sequences:
- a CDS encoding pirin family protein, giving the protein MKTIFHPAADRGHANFGWLDSYHSFSFGRWYNPEKVHFGALRVLNDDIVIGGAGFGTHPHDNMEIVSIPLSGALAHKDSTGTDGLINTGDVQIMSAGSGIQHSEFNASKTDPVNFLQVWVFPKLANIKPRYDQKTYNVEDRKNKWQVVVSPDEKDGALWINQDSLFNLADLQVGKSLEYQPRFNGNGVYFFVIEGEVEIAGQTLQKRDAVGVWDTNAMEVAAKTDARILAIEVPMLKEE
- a CDS encoding segregation and condensation protein A — encoded protein: MAVQHTSYQIKLPQFEGPFDLLLFFIERDELDIYNIPITKIIQDFLAYIHQQEQLNIELSSEFILFISTLMRIKAKMLLPRKEMDAQGNEIDPRQELIDKLLEYKKYKQAAAELTEMEAIRQLMVKRGNIHKELSEIGEEAGEGTEIQQITLYKLMKAFEKAMQKVYDRNNKPVHTVVQYNYTMEQSRENVLDLCKVQKTMSFEKLFEHCENRIHAIFFFLSMLELVQQKYMKIMTGEGRNNFIVEWNDEREEEAHELIFPQS
- a CDS encoding DUF3078 domain-containing protein — its product is MKNFILIGFTFLAFGNGAMAQDATVAGMKESASASRGVKDTVFKYNAKGWRKGVLFSLNIAQGSSNNWAAGAEKSSFSLAGYATLFANKKKDKFFWDNTLDLSYALQTTSSQGTRKTDDKIDLYSKMGHMISKHWAIVGVFNLRTQFANGYDYDYLGKGLERRTSGLFAPAYLLISPGIEWKPKDFFSVMISPISARWVIVTNDPYSYYFENGITPELEQETPLAALYGVDPTRKVSMEAGAYLSASFTKQVIKNVVYKSRLDLYSNYLGKRDPLTGEKFDAQPKNVDVFWTNTVIMKINKWLAVTYNFDLIYDDDVKQFGPNHDSPGTQTRSLLGVGISTKF